One Hippocampus zosterae strain Florida chromosome 4, ASM2543408v3, whole genome shotgun sequence genomic window carries:
- the LOC127599113 gene encoding AP-2 complex subunit alpha-2-like: protein MPAVSKGDGMRGLAVFISDIRNCKSKEAEIKRINKELANIRSKFKGDKALDGYSKKKYVCKLLFIFLLGHDIDFGHMEAVNLLSSNKYTEKQIGYLFISVLVNSNSELIRLINNAIKNDLSSRNPTFMNLALHCIANVGSREMAEAFASDIPRILVAGDTVDSVKQSAALCLLRLNKTSPDLAPVGEWTSRVVHLLNDQHLGVVTAATSLISRLAQKCPDDFKTSVALAVARLSRIVTSASIDLQDYTYYFVAAPWLSVKLLRLLQCYPPPEDAALRSRLTECLETILNKAQEPPKSKKVQHSNAKNAVLFEAISLIIHHDSEPTLLVRACNQLGQFLQHRETNLRYLALESMCTLASSEFSHEAVKTHIDTVINALKTERDVSVRQRAVDLLYAMCDRSNAKQIVAEMLAYLENADYSIREEIVLKVAILAEKYAVDYTWYVDTILNLIRMAGDHVSEEVWYRVIQMVINRDDAQGYAAKTVFEALQAPACHENLVKVGGYILGEFGNLIAGDPRSSPLVQFELLHSKFHLCSVPTRALLLSAYVKFINLFPEVKATIQEVLRSDSQLRNADVELQQRAVEYLRLSCIASTDILATVLEEMPPFPERESSILAKLKKKKGPGNVTAVDDTRRNVNGAAEHGAKEDGGDPDVAANLAHPFDDLLNLNSPPAANSSLLVDVFSEAPPDPASAPPPDVSDESFSRFVCKNNGVLYENQLLQIGLKSEYRQNLGRMYVFFGNKTSSQFVSFSSSVSSQDTLKARVNVHAKAVDGVIEGGAQVQQILNIECVSEFSEAPLLSIRFRYGGAPQNISVRLPVMLNKFFQPTEMTSQEFFQRWKQLGLPQQEVQKIFKSKHAMDSEVTKAKILGFGVALLEAVDPNPANFVGAGVLHTKTSQVGCLLRLEPNTQAQMYRLTLRTSRDGVSRRLCDLLSDQF, encoded by the exons ATGCCGGCGGTGTCGAAAGGGGACGGAATGCGCGGCCTGGCCGTGTTCATCTCCGACATCAGGAACT gTAAAAGTAAAGAGGCGGAGATCAAGAGGATCAACAAGGAACTGGCCAACATTCGATCCAAATTTAAAG GCGACAAGGCTCTGGACGGCTACAGCAAGAAGAAATACGTTTGCAAGCTGCTATTCATCTTCCTTCTGGGCCACGATATCGACTTTGGACACATGGAGGCCGTCAACCTGCTCAGTTCCAACAAGTACACGGAGAAGCAAATT GGTTACCTGTTCATCTCGGTGCTGGTCAACTCCAACAGCGAGCTGATCCGCCTGATCAACAACGCCATCAAGAACGACCTGAGCAGCCGCAACCCCACCTTCATGAATTTGGCGCTTCACTGCATCGCCAACGTGGGCAGCCGCGAGATGGCCGAGGCCTTCGCCTCCGACATCCCCCGCATCCTGGTGGccgg GGACACGGTGGACAGCGTGAAGCAGAGCGCGGCGCTTTGCCTCCTTCGCCTGAACAAGACGTCACCTGACCTGGCGCCCGTGGGCGAGTGGACGTCCAGGGTGGTCCACCTGCTCAACGACCAGCACCTG ggggtggTGACGGCGGCCACCAGCCTCATCAGCAGGCTGGCCCAAAAGTGTCCGGATGATTTCAAAACGTCCGTGGCGTTGGCGGTGGCCCGACTCAGCAGG ATCGTGACGTCGGCCTCCATCGACCTTCAGGACTACACGTACTACTTTGTGGCAGCGCCGTGGCTGTCGGTGAAGCTGCTGAGACTGTTGCAGTGCTACCCTCCGCCGG AGGACGCGGCACTGCGGAGTCGCCTGACGGAATGTCTGGAGACCATCCTGAACAAAGCCCAGGAGCCTCCCAAGTCCAAGAAGGTTCAGCACTCCAACGCCAAGAACGCCGTTCTCTTCGAAGCCATTTCGCTCATCATCCACCATGAcag CGAGCCCACCTTGCTGGTGCGAGCGTGCAACCAGCTGGGTCAGTTCTTGCAGCACCGCGAGACCAACCTGCGCTACTTGGCCTTGGAGAGCATGTGCACCCTGGCCAGCTCCGAGTTCTCCCACGAGGCCGTCAAGACGCACATCGACACCGTCATCAACGCGCTCAAG ACGGAGCGTGACGTGAGCGTTCGCCAGCGCGCGGTGGACCTTCTCTACGCCATGTGCGACCGCAGCAACGCCAAGCAGATCGTGGCGGAGATGCTGGCCTACCTGGAGAACGCCGACTACTCCATCCGAGAGGAGATC GTGCTCAAGGTGGCCATCTTGGCCGAGAAGTACGCGGTGGACTACACCTGGTACGTGGACACCATCCTCAACCTCATTCGCATGGCCGGGGACCACGTGAGCGAGGAAGTGTGGTATCGCGTCATCCAGATGGTCATCAACCGAGACGACGCGCAGGGCTACGCCGCCAAGACCGTCTTTGAG GCGCTTCAAGCGCCCGCCTGCCACGAGAACTTGGTGAAAGTGGGCGGCTACATCTTGGGGGAGTTTGGCAACCTGATCGCGGGAGATCCGCGCTCCAG CCCGCTGGTCCAGTTCGAGCTGCTGCACTCCAAGTTCCACCTGTGCTCGGTGCCCACGCGGGCGCTGCTGCTGTCCGCCTACGTCAAGTTCATCAACCTGTTCCCGGAGGTGAAGGCCACCATCCAGGAGGTTCTGCGCTCGGACAGCCAGCTGCGCAACGCCGACGTGGAGCTGCAGCAGAGAGCCGTGGAGTACCTCAGGCTCAGCTGCATCGCCTCCACCGACATCCTG GCCACCGTCTTGGAGGAAATGCCCCCTTTCCCGGAGAGGGAGTCCTCCATCCTGGCcaagctgaagaagaagaaaggaccCGGCAACGTGACCGCCGTTGACGACACCAGGCGCAACGTGAACGGCGCCGCGGAACACGGCGCCAAGGAAGACGGCGGCGACCCCGACGTTGCCGCG AACTTGGCGCATCCCTTCGACGACCTGCTCAACCTCAACTCGCCCCCCGCGGCCAACTCCAGTCTGCTAGTGGACGTGTTCTCCGAAGCCCCGCCGGACCCCGCCTCCGCCCCTCCGCCCGACGTCTCTGACGAGAGTTTCAGCAG GTTTGTGTGCAAGAACAACGGCGTTCTCTACGAGAATCAACTATTGCAGATTGGCCTCAAGTCCGAGTACCGGCAGAACCTGG gtcGCATGTACGTGTTCTTTGGCAACAAGACATCCAGTCAGTTTGTCAGCTTCTCCTCGTCGGTGAGCAGCCAGGACACCCTGAAAGCTC GGGTGAACGTGCACGCCAAGGCGGTGGATGGCGTCATCGAGGGCGGCGCTCAGGTCCAGCAGATCCTCAACATCGAATGCGTGTCGGAGTTCAGCGAGGCCCCGCTGCTCAGCATCCGCTTCAG GTATGGCGGCGCCCCACAAAACATCTCGGTCCGACTCCCCGTCATGCTCAACAAGTTCTTCCAGCCCACCGAGATGACGTCGCAAGAGTTCTTCCAGCGCTGGAAGCAGCTCGGCCT TCCTCAGCAGGAAGTCCAGAAGATCTTCAAGTCCAAACACGCCATGGACAGCGAGGTGACCAAGGCCAAG ATTTTAGGTTTTGGCGTGGCGCTGCTGGAGGCCGTGGACCCCAACCCGGCAAACTTTGTCGGAGCCGGCGTGCTTCACACCAAAACTTCTCAGGTGGGATGTCTTCTACGGCTGGAGCCCAACACGCAGGCGCAG ATGTATCGTCTGACCCTGCGAACCAGCCGCGACGGCGTGTCTCGGCGACTTTGTGACCTGCTCTCAGATCAGTTCTAG
- the LOC127599111 gene encoding protein C19orf12 homolog, translating into MAPRVDDVMRLCCDISSHEQIKVAVKGSAKGALMAGGGAFVGGLVGGPPGIAVGGVVCSLLAAWMSSGQFRPLAQILAELPPAQRDQLCRDVSAVLAGLNWTDAAQLVALVTGNATLQQRVLAALLNYVTRELGAQVRYKD; encoded by the exons ATGGCGCCCAGGGTGGACGACGTCATGCGCCTGTGCTGCGACATCTCATCTCATGAGCAAATCAAGGTGGCGGTCAAAGGCTCGGCCAAGGGAGCCTTGATGGCGGGCGGCGGCGCCTTTGTGGGAGGCCTGGTGGGCGGACCGCCCGGCATTGCTGTCG GGGGCGTGGTGTGCAGCCTCCTGGCAGCCTGGATGTCGAGCGGCCAGTTCCGCCCGCTGGCTCAGATCCTGGCCGAGCTGCCCCCGGCGCAGCGCGACCAACTGTGCCGGGACGTGAGCGCCGTCCTGGCCGGCTTGAACTGGACGGACGCGGCGCAGCTGGTCGCCTTGGTGACGGGCAACGCCACGCTGCAGCAGCGGGTGCTCGCCGCCCTGCTCAACTACGTCACCAGGGAGCTCGGAGCACAGGTGCGCTACAAAGACTGA